The DNA sequence CCTCGGTGGTCTGGCGGGCGCGGCCGCGGTGGCCTGGCACCGCGGGGCCCGCCGCGCCGGACTGCTGCTCGGCTTGGCCGCTTCGTTGCCCGCGGCGACCCTGGTGCAGGGCCTCTACGCCGCGCTGTCCTGGCCTGCCCTCGTCCTGATGGTCGTGGTCGCCGCTGCGGTGCTGTGGCACCGGTGGTCACGGTCCTCGGCGATGGTGTCGCGCTGGGCGTCGAGGTCGCGGCGCAAGGTCGGCGTCGCGTCCACCCTGGACATCGTCCGCCACGCCGGAACCCTCGCCGTCCGCCGCCGCGCGAACACGGTCCGCCCGTCACTGGCCACGCTGACCAGCATCCAACGTCTGCGACTGTCGACGGCGCAGGTGGCAGTCGAGCTGTGCCGCACAGGGTTCCTGCGGGTGTGGGCGCTGGTCGAGGACGTCGTGATCGTCGTCGGTGGCCCGCGCACCGGCAAGACCGGCTGGCTCGCCGGCCGTGTCCTCGACGCCCCTGGCGCCGCGCTGGTGACCTCGACGCGTACGGATCTGGTGGAGTTGTGCGGGCCGCTGCGCCGCCGCGACCGTGGCCCGGTGTTCGTGTTCAACCCCGCCGGGCTCGGTGGGCGGGCGTCGTCGATCACCTTCGACCCGCTCACCGGCTGCACCAACCCCGTCACCGCGACTGAGCGGGCGACGGACATGATCGCCGCCGTCGGCTCCGGCCATGGCGGGGACCGGGAGTTTTGGGACAACCAGGCCCGCCGCGTCCTGGCCGCGCTGCTGCACGCCGCCGCCCTGGGTGGGAAGCGGATGCGCGATGTCCTCGGGTGGGTCGCCGACCCGGACACGGCCGGCCGCGACGTCCCGGCGTTGCTGCGGCGCTCGGGGGTGCCGGCGTTCGAGCAGGACGTCATGCAGTTCATCTCCACCAACGAACGCACTCGTTCCTCGATCACCTCGTCGGTCATGCCGGCGCTCGGGTGGCTGACCCACCCGGCTGCCGCCGCGGCGGCGGAGCCGGGTCGTGGGTTCGACGTCGGCCGGTTGTTGGAGGAGCGGGCGACGGTGTTCCTGCTCGGCGCCGAGGAGGCCCAGACCGCGCCGCTGGTGTGTGCGCTGACCGGGCACATCGCCCGCGAGGCCCGCCGGATCGCCGCCACGAAGCCGGCCGGGCGGCTGGACCCGCCGCTGGGGCTGTTCCTGGACGAGGCCGCGCTGATCTCGCCGGTGCCGTTGGAGTCGTGGACGGCGGACATGGGTGGGCGCGGGGTGACGATCGTGTGCGCGTTCCAGTCCCGCGCCCAGCTGCTGGCGCGGTGGGGGGAGCACAAGGCGGCGACGATCCTGAACAACACCGCCGCCGTGCTCGTCTTCGGCGGCACCCGCGACAAGGCCGACCTGGAGTTCTGGTCGACCCTGGCCGGGGAGCGCGACGAGCGGATCACTACCACCGACCTCCACGGCCGCGTTGCCAGCCGGACGGTGCGGAAGGTGCCTGTGCTGGCGCCGGCGCAGATCGCGAACCTGCCGGCTGGGCGGGTCGTGGTGATCCGGCGCGGGATCGCGCCGGTGATTGGGCGGGCCCGGATGGCGTGGCGTCGCCGGGACGTGCTCGGCTACCAGCGCGACGTCCGCCGGGTCGATGTTCGGGCGGCGCGCGCGGCGCGGTGGGCCGAGGCGCGAATGTGGCGCGACGAAGCCCTGCAGGCGCTACTTGGTGTCCTGGCTGGGTGGTGGCCCGAGCGGTATCGGCAGCGCTACGAACACCAGCGCGACGAGAACCGCATGTTCCGCGAGCTCGCCGTCATCCACGACCGCGCCACTCGCACCGCCACCGAACCGCGCTCCAACGGACCGAACGCAGGCAGTGACGAGGACGGCTCGGAGTCCGAGCGATGACCGTGCCCGTGCACCCCGAACCGCCGTCGAGCGGGGACGATCCAGTCCTCGCCGGGCTGGCGCGCCAGATCGACGAGTTGCGCCGCCGGGTCGACGGCCTGGACCCGGTCCCCGGCCGGGTCGACGAGCTCGGGCGGCTGGTCTCGCAGATGGCCGACACCCTGGCCACCCTGGCGGCGCGCCGCCGCCCGATGCCGGCGCCGTCGTGGCTGGTCGCCCCGACCGGAGAGGCCGAGGTCGGCGCGCTACTCGACGAACTCACCGCGTGGTTGGCGACGGTGTTCCTGCGCTACCCGGACGCGGCGTCGGTGATGCCGGAGTGCTGGCTCTGGCACCCCGACGTCGTCGAGGAGCTGCTGTGGCTCATGCACGCCTGGTGTGCTGCCTACCAGGGCTCGGATGCGTCGGTGTCCGCGGCGGGGGATTGGCACGACCGCCAGCGCCCCGGCGTGATCGCCCGGATCCGCAAGGCGGCCGGGTCGTGTTCGATCGAGTGCCATCAGACCCGGCCGAACTGGCCGGCCGAGAACCGGCCGCCACCCGTGGTGCCGGGGCTGGCGCACACCGCGCTGATCGTCGGCTGGTGGGCGACCCGACGGGACCAGCCCGCCCCCGAACCCGCGATACCGACCGGTGCCCGCCCGTTCGGAGGTGCGCTCGGATGACCACCGGCACGAGCGCCGACCCAGCCGTCGGCACGCCGCCGTCAACGGCGGGGCCGCGGCGGCGGGCGTGGGCGGCGGTGTGGCTGCCCGGCCTGGCCGTCGCGGTGGGTGCGGCGGTGGCGACCGCGCACGGGCTCTACGAGGTCGCCGTCGCCGCCCGGGTCCCGGCCGGGATCGCGTGGATCTACCCGCTGATCACCGACGGCCTGGCCCTGGTCGCGTACGCGGCCACGGCCCGGCTCACGGGGTCGGCTGCCCGCTACGCCTGGGCGGTGGTGATCGTCTCGGCCGGGTTGTCCGGGCTCGCGCAGGCCAGCTACCTCGCCTCCGACGCCGCCACGGTCGGCGGCGCGCTCACGGTCAGCCCAGGCTTGCGGTTCGGGGTCGGGGCGTGGCCCGCGATCGCGGCCGCCGTCGTCGCGCACCTGCTCTACCTGCTCGCCGCGGACCGAGCAGCCGGGCCGCCGCTCGGGGCTGCTGACGACAGAGCCGGGACGACTGTCCACGTGTCCCGCGCCGTTCCCGCGACCCACGGGACACCGGACGCACCGGACGAGACACGGGACAGCGAGCAACCTGACCCGCCTGCGCTAGATGTAGCCGGCCATCACGTTGGTGACAGGCGGCTGATTGGGGAGCGGCCCGCGCAAGCGGTGTGAGGGCGTCGCTGGTTGTAGTACTCGAGCCAGGCGCTGAGTGCCAGTGTGCGGTCGTCGTTGGTGGCGTAGGGACGCCGGTAGGCCCATTCGATGGCCAGGGTCCGGTTGAACCTCTCCACCTTGCCGTTGATCCACGGGCAGTGCGGCCGGATGAACTTCTGGCGTGCTCCGAGACCGGTCACGGCCTCGGCGAATACCCGGCAGCCGCGGTAGTTGCGGGCGTTGTCGGTGATCACACGCTCGATGCGGCCGATGCCGGCTGCGGCGAACGCGGCCGCGGCGCGCTGAACGAAACCGGCGCAGGTGGCGCCCTTCTCATCGGGCAGGACCTCGGCGTAGGCGAAGCGGGAGTGGTCGTCGACCATGGCGTGGACGTAGTCGAACCCGATGCGGCGGGTCGCGCCCGGACGGGGGCCGCGGCCGTGGATCCGCCAGCCCCCGCCGTCGGGGATCCGGCCGAGTTTCTTCACATCAACATGGACCAGCTCACCGGGTGCGGCGTGTTCGTAGCGGTGGGCTGAGGCGCGGGTGGCGCGGATCGGGGCGCCGGTGATGGGATCACAGGCCGCCAGCCGAGCCACGCCGTGGCGGGCCAGGATCCGCGATACCGAGCGCGCCGCGACTCCGGTGGTGGCCGCGATCGCGGCCGGACCGCAGCGCTGCTCACGCCGCGCGGCCAGGACCGCCTGTTCGGTGTCGGCGCTGTGACGGGTCGGGCTGTGGTGTGGGCGGGAGGACCGGTCGCGCAGACCGGGATCTCCTTCCCGGTCGTAGCGGGTGACCCACCGGGACACGCACTGGCGGGAGACCCCGAGCTCGCGGGCGACGTGGGACTGCGGGCGGCCATGGTCGCGGACTCGCGCGACGAGCAGTCGACGCCCATGCAGGGTCAGGCGAGCGTTAGCGTGCACGGTGGAAGGCCCTTCGTGGCGAGATGGACGGCTTCAGACACCTCCCACCTCGCCCGAAGGGCCTTCCCCGTTCAAGCAGCCACGCCGTCGGCCACCGTCACCAACCTCCTGGCCGGGTACAGCTAGATGGTCCGGTGATTCAGCCGGACACGGCCGGGGTGTCCCACGACGGCACCCCCGATGACGACCCGGCGCCCGAGGGCGCGGGAGCACCGGCCCGCGAGCACGCGCGCGAGATCGCCGAGCGCCACCGAACGCGCCACGGCGCGCTCCCGACCGTGCGAGAACTCCAGACCCTCGCCGACGTCTCCCGCGGAACCGCCGCACGAGCCCTCACCCGACTCCGAGACACCACCGAGCAACCCGAGAACGCACTCCACCTCGTCACCGACGACACCAGCACGAGGACCCAGCCATGACCACCAGCACCAAGAACCAGAACAACAACACCGCGACCGAGCACGACACCAGAACCGAGAGCGACTACGCCAGCAGCACTACAACCGCCACAAGATCAAAGGATGCACACCGAGGCATCACGATCCGAGGGAGCGGGCCGGCCTCCGGCCGGCCGCTGACCAGCGCGAGCGCTGTTGATCTCCAGTCGAACGAATTCATGATCGTTTCAGGGTGGTCGACGTGCTGAGGATCGCTACCGGCTACTCGCCGGACTACCTGCTGCGCGAAGTCGCGACCGGGCGGGAGAACTACTACACCGGAGCGGTCGCTGAAGGGGAGCCACCGGGCCGTTGGTGGGGCTCCGGAGCTGAGCAGCTCGGTCTCGGGGGCCTCATCGACGCACAGGACATGCGCGGCCTGTACGAGCGCTTCCTCGACCCGCGGGACGACGCCTTCCGCGACCCGTCCCGGTGGGACGAGGTGTCCACCCTGGGACACACCGGCCGCAAGTACATGTCCGAGGACGACCTCTACGCCCAGGCGCTGGGACGCGAGCCGGACGCGTCCCCCGAGCGCCGCGCCGAGCTGCGGACCGAGGCCGGGAAGGCGGCCCGGCACAACGTCGCGTTCCTGGACGCGACGTTCAGCGTGCAGAAGTCGGTGACGCTCCTGCACACAGCGTTCGAGGCGCGCGAGACCGCGGCCCGCGCCGCCGGGGACGAGGAGACCGCGGCGGCGTGGGGTGAGTTCCGTCAGGCCGTCGAGGACGCGATCTGGGCGGGCAACAACGCCGGCCTGGCCTACCTGTCGGAGAAGGCCGGCTACTCGAGGGTCGGGCACCACGGCGGCGCGGCGGGCCGGTTTGTCGACGCCCACGACTGGGTCGTCGGATCGTTCTTCCAGCACGACTCCCGCGACCGGGACCCGCAGCTGCACATCCACAACGCGATCCTCAACCGGGTCCAGGGCCCCGACGGTCTGTGGCGCACCCTGGACTCGCGCGGGATCCACCGCTGGCGCGCCGGGGCCGGCGCGGTCGCCGAACGGACGACCGAGGAACGGCTCACCCACACCCTCGGGATGGTGATCGCCACCCGCCCGGACGGGAAGGCCCGCGAGGTCGTCGGCGTCCCGGAGGAGGCCATGTCGCTCGTCTCGTCCCGGCGCCACGCGGTGACCGCGAAGACCCGCGAGCTCGTCGAGGCCTACGAGGCCCGCTACGGGCGCGCGCCGAACTCGGCGATGCGCGATCGCCTCGCCCAGCAGGCGACGCTGGCGACGAGGGCAGCGAAGTCCCACGACGGCGAGACCCGCGAGCAGCTGCTCGACCGGGTCGAGCACCGGCTCCGGGCGGAGATCGACGGTGGTCTGGCCGGGATCGCCGACACCGCCCTGGCCGCGCGGCGCGACGGGGTGGAACCGCAGGGGTTCCACCCGCAGTCGGTGATCGAGATAGCGCTCGAGGACGTCCGGTCCCGTAAGGCGGGCTGGACGCGGTCGGACCTGACGCGGGCGATCAACGCCGCTCTGCCCGACTACCTCGGCGCCTGGGAGGGCGCTGACGTCGCGCAGCTGCTCGACCAGCTCACCGACGAGGCTCTGCGCTACGCCGTACCGATCGAACCCGACCGGCCCGGGGACGCGCACCTGCCCGACGAGCTGCGCCTGGCCAACGGCGAGTCCGCCTACCAGGCACCGGGCGGGCGGGTCTACACCACACCGGACCAGGTGCGCTCCGAGCGGATCCTGCTCGGCGCGACGCTCGACCGCGACGGAGTCGCGCTCTCCGGCCCGGACGCGGACCGTTTCCTGCTCGGCCTGCGCGAGCGGGGGATCGAGCTGGGCGCCGACCAGGCGACCGCGGTCCGAGGGATCCTCACCTCCGGCGCCCGCGTCGAGACCCTCGTCGGGCCGGCTGGGACCGGCAAGTCGTTCGTCGTCGGCACCCTCGCCCACGGCTGGACCGAGCCGAGCGCCGGACCGCAGGCCGAGCAGGGTCGGGAACGACGGGTGTTCGGCCTGGCGACCAGCCAGCAGGCCACCCAGGTCCTCACCGCGGAAGGGCTGACCGCGCGCAACGTCGCCCGCTGGCTCGCCACCCAGGACCGGCTCACCGCCGGCGCGGCGGAACGTCGCATTCAGGACGGCGACGAGGCGTGGCAGCTGCGCAGCGGCGACCTGGTTGTCGTCGACGAGTCCGCCATGACCGACACGGCCGCGCTTGCCGCGATCCACCGGCACACCGAGCGGGCCGGGGCGAAGCTGCTGCTCGTCGGAGACCACCGCCAGCTCGCCGCAGTCGGCGCGGGCGGCGGCATGGACCTGCTTGCCACCGCCGGCTCACGCTACGAGCTCACCGACGCCCGCCGCTTCAACCACGCGTGGGAGCGCGACGCCAGCCTGCGTCTACGCGCCGGGGACGAGTCCGTGCTGCGCGAGTACTTCGAGCAGGGCCGCGTCCTCGACGCCGGCACCCGCGACCAGGCCGGCGACTCCGCGGTCAAGGCGTGGATCGGGGACACCCTCGACGGGCGCCGGTCGCTGCTGCTGGTCGACACCAACGAGCAGGCCGCCGACCTGTCCGCCCAGATCCGCGCCGAGCTCGTCCGACTCGGGCGAGTCGACGAACACGGTGTGCTGCTCGGGCTGCAGGGCACCTACGCCGGAGTCGGCGACCTGGTCCAGGCCCGCGACAACGCCTGGCACCTTGACGGCTTCGAGGGCAACCGGCGCGCCCCGCTCAACCGCGACAACTTCCGCGTCACCGCCGTGCGTGACGACGGAGCGATGGAGGTCACCACCGACCTCACCGGCAGCGACCCCGACGGAGGCGAGCGCCTGCTGCTGCCCGCGTCCTACGTCGCCGAGCACATGGCCCTCGGGTACGCCGGAACCATCTACACCGCCCAGGGCGCCACAGTGGACACCACCCACTGCGTCGTCACGACGACCACCAGCCCGAACGCTCTCTACGTCGGCATGTCACGTGGCCGGGACGCCAACACCGCCCACGTCACCACCCGTACCGGACCCGACGATGCCGCCGACGGAAACCCGACCGAGCACTCGCTGCACCGCGACCCCGTCGCCGTCCTCGCCACCGTCCTGGACAACACCGACCCGATCGAGCATCGATCCGCGCTCGCCCAGGCCACCGAAGCCGCCGCCCACGCAGCCAGCACCCGCACCGCCACGGAACTGCTCGTCGACGCCGCCCAGCTCGCCGCGACCGAACGCACCGCCAACGCTCTCGATCGGCTCACCGCCGACGGCACCCTCGCCACCGACCAACGAGCACGGATCG is a window from the Pseudonocardia sp. HH130629-09 genome containing:
- a CDS encoding type IV secretory system conjugative DNA transfer family protein is translated as MNLSTLILLGGLAGAAAVAWHRGARRAGLLLGLAASLPAATLVQGLYAALSWPALVLMVVVAAAVLWHRWSRSSAMVSRWASRSRRKVGVASTLDIVRHAGTLAVRRRANTVRPSLATLTSIQRLRLSTAQVAVELCRTGFLRVWALVEDVVIVVGGPRTGKTGWLAGRVLDAPGAALVTSTRTDLVELCGPLRRRDRGPVFVFNPAGLGGRASSITFDPLTGCTNPVTATERATDMIAAVGSGHGGDREFWDNQARRVLAALLHAAALGGKRMRDVLGWVADPDTAGRDVPALLRRSGVPAFEQDVMQFISTNERTRSSITSSVMPALGWLTHPAAAAAAEPGRGFDVGRLLEERATVFLLGAEEAQTAPLVCALTGHIAREARRIAATKPAGRLDPPLGLFLDEAALISPVPLESWTADMGGRGVTIVCAFQSRAQLLARWGEHKAATILNNTAAVLVFGGTRDKADLEFWSTLAGERDERITTTDLHGRVASRTVRKVPVLAPAQIANLPAGRVVVIRRGIAPVIGRARMAWRRRDVLGYQRDVRRVDVRAARAARWAEARMWRDEALQALLGVLAGWWPERYRQRYEHQRDENRMFRELAVIHDRATRTATEPRSNGPNAGSDEDGSESER
- a CDS encoding IS481 family transposase, with protein sequence MHANARLTLHGRRLLVARVRDHGRPQSHVARELGVSRQCVSRWVTRYDREGDPGLRDRSSRPHHSPTRHSADTEQAVLAARREQRCGPAAIAATTGVAARSVSRILARHGVARLAACDPITGAPIRATRASAHRYEHAAPGELVHVDVKKLGRIPDGGGWRIHGRGPRPGATRRIGFDYVHAMVDDHSRFAYAEVLPDEKGATCAGFVQRAAAAFAAAGIGRIERVITDNARNYRGCRVFAEAVTGLGARQKFIRPHCPWINGKVERFNRTLAIEWAYRRPYATNDDRTLALSAWLEYYNQRRPHTACAGRSPISRLSPT
- a CDS encoding GntR family transcriptional regulator; amino-acid sequence: MIQPDTAGVSHDGTPDDDPAPEGAGAPAREHAREIAERHRTRHGALPTVRELQTLADVSRGTAARALTRLRDTTEQPENALHLVTDDTSTRTQP
- the mobF gene encoding MobF family relaxase: MLRIATGYSPDYLLREVATGRENYYTGAVAEGEPPGRWWGSGAEQLGLGGLIDAQDMRGLYERFLDPRDDAFRDPSRWDEVSTLGHTGRKYMSEDDLYAQALGREPDASPERRAELRTEAGKAARHNVAFLDATFSVQKSVTLLHTAFEARETAARAAGDEETAAAWGEFRQAVEDAIWAGNNAGLAYLSEKAGYSRVGHHGGAAGRFVDAHDWVVGSFFQHDSRDRDPQLHIHNAILNRVQGPDGLWRTLDSRGIHRWRAGAGAVAERTTEERLTHTLGMVIATRPDGKAREVVGVPEEAMSLVSSRRHAVTAKTRELVEAYEARYGRAPNSAMRDRLAQQATLATRAAKSHDGETREQLLDRVEHRLRAEIDGGLAGIADTALAARRDGVEPQGFHPQSVIEIALEDVRSRKAGWTRSDLTRAINAALPDYLGAWEGADVAQLLDQLTDEALRYAVPIEPDRPGDAHLPDELRLANGESAYQAPGGRVYTTPDQVRSERILLGATLDRDGVALSGPDADRFLLGLRERGIELGADQATAVRGILTSGARVETLVGPAGTGKSFVVGTLAHGWTEPSAGPQAEQGRERRVFGLATSQQATQVLTAEGLTARNVARWLATQDRLTAGAAERRIQDGDEAWQLRSGDLVVVDESAMTDTAALAAIHRHTERAGAKLLLVGDHRQLAAVGAGGGMDLLATAGSRYELTDARRFNHAWERDASLRLRAGDESVLREYFEQGRVLDAGTRDQAGDSAVKAWIGDTLDGRRSLLLVDTNEQAADLSAQIRAELVRLGRVDEHGVLLGLQGTYAGVGDLVQARDNAWHLDGFEGNRRAPLNRDNFRVTAVRDDGAMEVTTDLTGSDPDGGERLLLPASYVAEHMALGYAGTIYTAQGATVDTTHCVVTTTTSPNALYVGMSRGRDANTAHVTTRTGPDDAADGNPTEHSLHRDPVAVLATVLDNTDPIEHRSALAQATEAAAHAASTRTATELLVDAAQLAATERTANALDRLTADGTLATDQRARIAAEDGAAALTRVLRRAELAGHDPDAVLREAVESGPLEGARQLTNVIYSRVADAHRFDPAGESWADWVPRTDNPEWSRYLDSLADAADSRARELGEAAVAEQPSWAVDAFGPAPDDPQALEEWKSEVGRICAYREARGHDDGHDALGPAPKPGQVEEYAAYRAAWRSLGRPEIDREHLELSNGQLRMRVRAWQREEAAAPRYVANELAGTRQAAAHHRQTAALRRTEADASTEPAERQRLAFEATQAAALADTLDTRAVDLQEVDDARARWLAHTAETRSQAELSRAELSARDADEDPDERVTAAEWKAAHDADVIDDERHREVTDADVDPRQAGNDEGRHEDIDLREDDDHAADSRRPDLRDEATREPAPLVDEDAVRVPDADATAHSLDHAGRVLDEISYRESADELEDADRRGEELARWHSDDRIADAAVSSDELVDAYDGPGDVGDL